Proteins encoded together in one Cardiocondyla obscurior isolate alpha-2009 linkage group LG07, Cobs3.1, whole genome shotgun sequence window:
- the LOC139104037 gene encoding uncharacterized protein, translated as MPKENSNWEELCIKRIFGTASNYAEAMEKLIKAQDTSNIDDTADMSPNEVVKREKKRRRIKAKKSYSTTSSSDEDVTVDDQGKENNNLPAFPKINNYQEMATDQQSIIINKKHKNNLVDILTEKISSNTDSNSVIFISEFKKQVLLKLNKIQYKLDTLENKIDLINNKFDVINPTSYKESNISFLIPSIEELTLFEEKLQEIEFKNEVLNIFKLVGGSTAHVMMNNILKKAVLNFIATKYSWAGKRDKLSFKDLNLVKIIAQAVRMVHGQVTDPEIASSISKWLAQSTLRTQRKKLIKKQTNEINI; from the exons ATGCCGAAAGAAAACTCAAATTGGGAAGAGTTATGCATAAAGAGGATTTTTGGCACCGCAA GTAATTATGCAGAAGCTATGGAGAAATTAATCAAAGCACAAGATACGTCTAATATAGATGACACTGCAGATATGTCTCCAAATGAAGTTGTTAaacgggaaaaaaagagaagacgCATAAAAGCTAAAAAGTCATATTCTACTACTTCTTCTTCTGACGAAGATGTCACAGTTGACGAtcagggaaaagaaaataataacctGCCTGcttttccaaaaataaataattatcaagaaATGGCAACCGATCAACAatcgattataataaataaaaaacataaaaataatttagttgatatattaacagaaaaaatttcaagCAATACAGACAGTAATAGTG ttatatttatttcagagtttaaaaaacaagttttattaaaattaaataaaatacaatataagtTAGAtacattagaaaataaaatagatttaattaataataaattcgatgTTATTAATCCTACTAGTTATAAGGAATCTAATATTTCATTCCTTATTCCATCGATAGAGGAATTAActttatttgaagaaaaattgcaggaaatagaatttaaaaacgaAGTT cttaatatttttaaactcgTGGGTGGAAGTACTGCACACGTAATGATgaacaatatattaaaaaaagcagTACTAAATTTCATCGCAACAAAATATAGCTGGGCaggaaaaagagataaattaagttttaaagaCTTGAaccttgtaaaaattattgcac AAGCTGTTCGAATGGTACATGGGCAAGTAACCGATCCCGAAATTGCGAGTTCTATATCAAAGTGGCTTGCTCAATCCACTTTACGGACACAAAGAAAAAA attgattaaaaaacaaactaacgaaataaatatttag
- the LOC139103868 gene encoding neprilysin-1-like, whose amino-acid sequence MRLYIFLIFVGVFVVQSVVSSKNQKHNSRLEWLFGLKNKESTSKEENNKQNEPTMCQSEECKKFARILSESMDTSVDPCENFYDYACGTWAKHNPKPKGMPVWSMFASAQINVMKQINDIFDEGPKNSDLLGVKLAKKWYAVCVNTDEIERYGLEPLVFTISRIGGWPLIMEPDEWNEEEYSWQKVDDQYMRLTGQNAFHDVRVVTDGSNKTQKIIHINIPHLPRNLYRFLGEIDSEENVDESDEDPSNEQKQSGEEDSQEPGSEEDDHNKDDNNNDKDEHNGNENDDDDDNNKGDDKENRINKHNGNNKIRKTINTKKTGKITRSKKLEHNKKVKSSTHSKKYKNYNKIKKERVTKLTNEINVRENLRIKKNERKNYVKLTHREKQTKISPARKLQSSEKETIDEENLMKRYADYISKVGRTIAKARGVEVSDDNINKDIQDMIKFQIKLVDITISDETTDIEDDAKMTLKDFQEWYDKKQSKTYNSKINWPYKIFEIFDEAHVSIDNEFGVKISSPIYFERLITLLDETSSRTIVNYIHWNFISRIIKTTTSKMRKLYNAWEDEKEDYNDDDNDENDDNDEEENIMGMSKRSYQCTREVKMSDIIAYEYVRKHFSDEITTSALDMMDDIQKEVEHEIKKSDWMDEETVDFVLAKLVNMRKFIGYPSWYRNDTIVKRYYQGLIIGNSYYENVLSYGRYQKWKELRKLEQDENEEVDENDEDVLMMNPVMVNAFFSPDDNSVALSAADFQSPLFAYNRPQVINYGIVGTIMGHEVNHGFDNDGHLYDKNGELVEWLPTMTEEYSRRANCFVQQFNKYANENNYEILNYGNQTAGENIADTMGVEASFKAYRRRERGCGKSNIILPGYKDLTHEQLFFLAFANLWCEAESNSTIAKAKDDVHSTGRLRVIGTVANLQEFAEAFNCPVGSPMNPEKKCHIWK is encoded by the exons ATGAGGCTGTACATATTTCT cATTTTTGTTGGCGTTTTTGTAGTTCAAAGTGTTGTATCATCAAAAAACCAAAAACATAATTCACGTTTGGAATGGTTGTTTggcttaaaaaataaagaaagtacaagtaaagaagaaaataataaacaaaatgaGCCAACCATgtgccaatctgaagaatgcAAAAAATTTG cTCGGATACTGTCGGAGAGCATGGATACGTCTGTGGATCCGTGCGAAAATTTCTATGATTACGCCTGTGGAACATGGGCAAAACATAATCCTAAACCGAAAGGAATGCCTGTGTGGAGTATGTTTGCAAGTGCCCAAATAAATGTCATGAAGCAAATAAACG atatttttgaTGAGGGTCCTAAGAACAGCGATCTTTTGGGGGTAAAGCTTGCAAAGAAGTGGTACGCAGTATGTGTTAATACAG ATGAGATTGAGAGATATGGGCTTGAACCGCTTGTCTTTACTATATCGCGAATAGGCGGTTGGCCATTGATAATGGAACCAGATGAATGGAACGAAGAAGAATACAGCTGGCAAAAAGTGGATGACCAATATATGCGTTTGACAGGACAAAATGCTTTTCATGACGTGCGCGTAGTCACAGATGGTTCGAATAAAACtcagaaaataatacat ATCAACATTCCACATCTTCCTCGGaatttatatagatttttGGGAGAAATCGATAGTGAGGAAAATGTAGACGAAAGTGATGAGGATCCCAGCAATGAGCAGAAGCAAAGTGGCGAAGAAGATAGTCAAGAGCCTGGAAGCGAAGAAGACGATCATAATAaagatgataataataatgataaagatGAACATAACGGCAATGAAAATGATGATGACGACGACAATAATAAAGGCGATGATAAAGAGAATCGTATAAATAAGCATAatggcaataataaaataagaaaaacaattaatacaaaaaaaactggtaaaattacaagaagtaaaaaattagaacataataaaaaagtaaaaagtagcACCCAttctaaaaagtataaaaactataataaaataaaaaaagaaagggtaACAAAATTAACGAATGAGATAAATGTTCGTGAAAATttacgcataaaaaaaaatgaaagaaaaaattacgttaaGCTCACACATAGAgagaaacaaacaaaaatttcaCCAGCGAGAAAACTGCAAAGcagcgaaaaagaaacgattgACGAAGAAAACTTAATGAAACGGTATGCTGACTATATCTCAAAAGTAGGTCGGACTATAGCTAAAGCAAGAGGCGTCGAAGTCTCAGatgataatataaataaagatattcaAGATatgattaaatttcaaataaaactaGTTGAC atcACTATCTCAGATGAGACCACGGATATCGAGGATGATGCAAAGATGACGCTTAAAGATTTTCAGGAATGGTATGATAAAAAACAATCTAAAACTTACAACAGCAAA ATTAACTGGCCgtacaaaatatttgaaatatttgacGAGGCTCACGTGTCTATAGATAACGAGTTTGGTGTAAAAATTAGTTCACCAATTTATTTTGAGAGGCTTATCACTTTGCTGGATGAAACGTCGAGTCGGACAATtg TAAACTATATACATTGGAATTTCATAagtagaataataaaaaccaCTACAAgcaaaatgagaaaattatataatgcgtgggaagatgaaaaagaagattataatgatgatgataatgatgaaaatgatgataatgatgaagaagaaaatatcATGGGAATGTCTAAAAG ATCGTACCAATGCACACGAGAAGTAAAAATGAGCGACATAATTGCATACGAATATGTGAGAAAACATTTCTCTGATGAGATCACAACAAGT GCATTGGACATGATGGATGATATACAAAAAGAGGTCGAgcatgaaattaaaaaatcagattGGATGGATGAAGAGACTGTGGATTTTGTTTTAGCGAAACTAGTAAATATGAGAAAATTTATCGGATATCCGAGTTGGTATAGAAATGATACTATCGTTAAACGATATTACCAAGGA cTTATTATCGGTAATTCGTATTATGAGAACGTACTTAGTTATGGAAGATACCAGAAGTGGAAAGAGCTACGAAAACTGGAGCAGGATGAGAATGAAGAGGTTGATGAAAACGATGAAGATGt ATTGATGATGAACCCCGTAATGGTAAATGCATTCTTTTCCCCGGATGATAATTCTGTAG CTCTCTCGGCAGCAGATTTTCAAAGTCCATTATTCGCTTATAATCGGCCACA agTTATTAATTACGGTATTGTTGGGACAATTATGGGTCACGAAGTTAATCACGGATTCGATAATGACG GACACTTGTATGATAAAAATGGAGAACTTGTGGAATGGTTACCTACTATGACCGAAGAATATAGCAGAAGAGCAAACTGTTTTGttcaacaatttaataaatatgctaatgaaaataattacgaaatacta AACTATGGTAACCAAACGGCGGGAGAAAATATCGCGGATACAATGGGAGTAGAAGCATCATTTAAAGCGTATCGACGAAGAGAACGAGGATGCGGAAaatcgaatattatattaccaGGGTATAAAGATCTCACTCATGAGCAACTGTTTTTCTTAGCCTTTGCTAAT TTGTGGTGTGAAGCAGAATCAAATTCGACGATAGCTAAAGCCAAAGATGATGTACATAGCACTGGACGTTTGAGAGTGATAGGAACCGTTGCAAATTTACAAGAATTTGCCGAAGCTTTCAATTGCCCAGTTGGCAGTCCAATGAATCCCGAAAAGAAATGCCATATCTGGAAGTAA